From the uncultured Methanobrevibacter sp. genome, the window GGATACTACCTCTCATACAAAGGACACTACCTTAAGGTTGACGGCAAGTTCCAAAGCTGCACTGAAAGATCCGTCAAGGAGTTCCAGCATGACAAAGGATTGAAAGTGACCGGTAAGGTTGATGAAAAGACTGCCAAAAAACTTGGAATAATTTAAATAAGGATTTTAATTCCTTATATTTATTTTTTTTTAAAACTAGTCTGTTGATTGTTATCTGTTAACCTCTTATTTTTAATTAATTTGATTAATTATTTAAACAATAATTTAATTAAATATTAACATAATAATTTTGGAGTTTTATTTTTATGAAAATCGCTATGGTAGGTCAGTTTCCACCGCATTTCGGAGGAGTGGGGGTTCATATTCACACCCTGTCAAAAAAATTAGTTGAAGAGGGTCATGAAGTCTATGTAATAACATATCCCCACAAGGAACTCAAGGATATTGACGGAATACATGTAATTGGAACCCGAGGGATTAATGTTCCCGGCGTAAGGGGACTGATGTTTAAAAAGAATGCAAAAAAGGCATTGGAAAATCTCCTGGAAAAGGAAGACATTGACATCATTCACGGACATTATCTCTTTCCTGCAGGAGCCGCTGCGGTAGAGGTTGGAAATAAGCATAACATAAAAACCTATGTGACCGCCCACGGTTCCGACATGTTTGAGCTATACAAGTCACAGCCTTTGATCCGTTCAACAATCAGGGACGTATTGAAGAATGCTGACGGGGTTTTTGCAGTAAGCAATGCGCTGATGCATGAAATCGTTGCAACAGGTGTTGTGGGTATTGCGGATAAAATCAAGCTTTCATGGAATTCCGTTGACATCGATAAGTTTTCTCCAAAAAATGACAGTTCCTTTAAAGAGGAATATGGCCTGCTGGACAAGCCGATTGTAATGTTTGTCGGCAACCTGATTAAAAGGAAAAATGTGGATTCCCTTTTGGAAGCCAAAAAAGCTACAAAAAGCGATTATTATCTTGTTGTTGTCGGGGACGGACCTTTATACAAGAAACTTACAAAAAAGGTTGAGGAGGAAAACATTCCTGATGTGATATTTACAGGCTCAAGAACCGATGTCGAAAAAATCATTCCGAGCTGTGACGTTCTGGTTCTTCCGTCATTTTCAGAAAGTTTCGGACTGGTTTTGATAGAGGCATTGGCCTGCGGAAAGCCTGTCATCGGAAGTGATGTCGGAGGAATAACAGAAATCATCAATGATGATGTGGGTTTGCTTGTAGATCCGAATAACGTAACTTCCATTGCCAATGCGATTGACAAAATGATTCTTGATGAGAATTTCAGAGTGGTCCTGTCCATGAATGCAAGAAACAGGGCTTTGGACTTTTCAACAGTCGATATTCCATATGATGAGGTTAAACAATGAAAAAAAGTGTAAGGTCACCGGGTTCTGCAACCATAATCAATGCAATCGCAACAGGCTTCGGATCCGCTTTCGGCATAGGTTTGGATATTGAATGTGATGCCAAAACCATTTCTGAAGGCATTGAATGCAGCAATGACGTTGGTGCAGATACCGGATTGATGGAACTGTGTGTTAAGAAGGTTTTCAGCTATTATGATATTAATCAGGATGATTTTGGAGTCAGTTTGAAGACAACATCAAGTCTGCCTATGGCTTCAGGCCTTTCAAGCAGCAGCGCTTCATCCAATGCAATCGTTAAGGTAGTCTCTGAAATGTTTGCCGAGGAATTTGATTTGGAAAGGCTAAGTGATTTGGAAGTTGTGAATTTGGCGATTGATGCATCACTTGAAGCGGGCGTTACAATAACCGGATCATTTGATGATGCAACTGCATCCTATTTCGGAGGGGTTGTCGTAACAGATAACGGGAACCGGGAATTTGTCATAAAGGAAAGGATGGATGATTATGACCTCTTGATTTACATGCCGGATTTCCATTCAAAATCCGGGGATTCGGATGTTGGGCGCATGAAGGTAATGGCGCCCTTGGTTGAAACCGCATATGAGTTTGCATGCAAAAAGGATTATTTCAGGGCAATCAATTTAAACGGTCTTATTTATTCATCAGCTCTGGGCTTCAATACATCCATTGCCATTGATGCTCTCTCCTGTGGGGCATTGGCTTCAGGATTGTCCGGAACAGGCTCCGCATTTTTTGCGGTTGTTGATGAAAATTCAATTGATGAGGTTAAGGACGCCTGGATGAAATATGAAGGTCGTGTAATTAAAACAGAAGTGGATAATGTGGGATGCAGGATACTATAATTCTGGTCTTGTTTCACTCGACATTTTTCAAAGATTATCTTGTTAAAAAATTTTCTAAAAAACCATTCATGTAATTATATCTTGATTAAGCAATAGTTTATATACTATGATTTTAATAAATTATATTATTATCAATTTGGTGATTTTTTGAAAAGTAATGACAAAATAATATCTTTTAATAATAAAGAAGAGGCGGAAATACTTCTCGAAGAATCTAGAAAACGTATTGATGAAATTGATAACGCATTGTTTGATTTGATTTCCGAGAGAACTTCTCTTGCAATGGGCATTGTACTTTCTAAAGATTATCTTGGAAAACCAGTTTATGATAAAAGCAGGGAAGATGCAATCCACGAAAAAATAAGGAGAATGGCTGAGGAAAACAATCTTGACGTTGATATTATTGATCAAATAGTAAGTATGCTGACTATTTTAAGTAAAAATGCGCAAAAAGAAATTTTAAGGAGGAATGATGATGGGCAATATTAGAACTTCATTTGTTAAACGTTTAGCAAAAGAACTTATTGAAACTCACAAAGGTGTTTTCACTACTGATTTTGAAGAAAACAAAAAATTAGTATGTAAGTACTAAACATTTAAGAAATAAAATTGCTGGATATGTTACAAGGCTTGTAAGGTTAGAACAAACCCAAGACTAAGCTTTCTACATATTTTTTTTACTCTTTTTTTATAACTTTTTTTTTTGATTTAATATTTTTTTGAAAATACTATAGATTTTTTAATTAAAGTATATTAATACGGTTAAATAAAAATATATATGAATATTTTGTTTAGTTAATACTTAAAACAAAATTTCAATTAATACTTTATAGAAATAGGTGAACTTAATGGATTTGATAGTAGCAAAATTTGGTGGAACCTCGGTAGGTAATGGTTCCAGGATTAAAAAAGCGGCGCAGGCCGTTGTAAATGAGTATATGAAAGGTAATCAGGTTGTAGTTGTTGTTTCAGCTGTAAACAAGACTACTGATGAACTTATTGGATTATCTGATGAAGCTATTGGCTCTAGTTTAACTGACAAACAGAAGGCAGAGATTATGGCTATGGGTGAGTTAACTAGTGTTAGATTATTCTCAGCAACTATTGAAGCATTAGGTGTTAAGTCTGAATATATCGACCCTTATAATGAATTGTGGCCAATAGTGACCGATTCCCATTCCCTTGAAGCGAACATTGATTTCAACACAACCAAAAAGAAAGTCGATGGAATCAGAAATTTAGTTAACCAGGGCATCATACCTGTTGTTTGCGGATTTTTAGGACAGGGTCCAAGCGGGGAGGTCACCACTCTTGGAAGAGGTGGAAGTGATATCACCGCATTCCTTTTAGGTCATTGTCTCGATGCAAATGAGGTTGTAATAGTTACAGATGTGGAAGGTGTAATGTCAACTGATCCAAATAAAATTGAAGAGGCCGAATTGCTGGAACAGATATCAGTTGAGGAAATGAGGGATTTGGCCACTCATGGAGCACAGGTTCTGCACCCTCATGCATTAAAATATAAAGATCCATCCATTTCTGCAAAGATTATCAATTTCGCTCACGGAGACTTGTCCGTAAATGGTACTCGTATTGTAGGTCCATTTGAGGGAGATATGATGAAATGCGTAACAAAGTATAAGAATCCTATTTCACTTATAGCAATCGTTGGAGAAGCAATGCTTAAAAAAACCGGTTTGATAGCTAACCTGTCCGGAAAACTTGCAGATTCAGATATCAATATCTTCGGTATTTCTGCAGGTCAGAATTCAATCACAGCATTCGTTGAAAAATCCGACTCCAACAAGGCATATCACTTATTGCATCAAGTAGTAATTGAAACTGATGTATTAAGCTCTCTATCCTTAGGTAGAGACACAGCAATGATTACATTTGTAAGCCCTGATATTATTGACACTCCAGGTATAATTTCAGATATTACAGAACCACTCAGAAAAAATGAAATCAATATTGTCGAAATTATTTCATCACAAACAGCAGTTGTATTATTCGTTAACTGGGAAGATGGTGAAAAAGCACGTGAATTAATTAAAGAGGTTTTAGAATGAATTTTGAAGGAACTTACGTTGCAATGGTAACTCCATTCACTAAAGATTTGGAGATTGATGAGGAAGGATTTAGATCAAACATTAATTATTTGATCGACAAAGGCGTTACCGGACTGGTCGGTGCGGGCACAACTGGTGAATCAGCCACCGTTTCCCATGAGGAACACCAAAGAATAATTGATATTTTGGTTGATGAGGTTGACGGCAGGGTTGAAACCGTTGCCGGAACAGGAAGTAACGCTACCTCTGAAGCTTTATCATTAACAAAGTATGCAGATGATGCAGGTGCAGATTCAGCATTATTAATCACTCCTTACTATAATAAACCGCAACAGCATGCGGTAATTGAACATTACAGAACTATTGCAGATGAAACCGACATTCCGCTCATAGCTTATAACGTGCCTTCCCGTACAGGACTCAACATGGATGTTGACACAATTGTGGAATTGGCTAAAATTGACGGTATTGACGCTGTAAAAGAAGCCAGCGGTAGTGTTGATAAAGTATCAGACATCTACAGAGCATTGACTCATGAAGGACTTGAAGATGATTTCAATATCCTTTCCGGTGAAGATTCCCTTACTTTACCTCTCATGGCAGTCGGTGCGACAGGTGTTATTTCAGCTTCAGCTAATGTTGACGCCAAAAGAATGGTTTTAATGGTTGACAGTATTTTGAATGATGATTATACAAGGGCAATGGAACTTCACTATGAAATGGTTGAATTGATCAGAGCATTATTCATTGAAACCAATCCGGTCCCTGTTAAAACTGCAATGAGATTAATGGGACTGCCTTCAGGACCATTCAGACAACCTTTGGCTGACATGAAAGAGGAAAATTTGGAAGTGCTTAAAAAAGCTTTAAAAGATTCAGGATTAATTTAAAGTTGGTATTATAATGATTAGAGTAGCAGTAACCGGAGCTGCAGGAAGAATGGGCTCCGGCATTATTAGAAAAGTCACAGAACAAGAGGACATGGAAGTTGTTGCAGCTATTGAAATGCCAAACACTCCATTGGCAGGTAAAGATGCAGGACTTCAAGCAGGTATTGATGAATTGGGTGTTGAAATCACCGGTTCTGAAAAACTGGAAGAAACCCTCAAGGCTTCCAAACCTGATGTGCTGGTTGATTTTACCATTGCACATGCTGCAGTTGAAACTATTAAAACAGCTACCTCCTGTGGTGTTGGAGTTGTAGTTGGAACTACAGGATTCAGTGAAGAACAAATGGAATCCAACATTCAGAATGTTAAGGAAAATAACGTTCCGGCAGTCATCTCTTCAAACATGGCTATTGGGGTAAACGTTTTCTTCAACACATTGAAGAAATTGGCTCCATTATTATATGATTTTGACATTGAAATTATTGAAGCTCACCACAATCAGAAAAAGGACGCTCCATCCGGAACAGCAATGACCGCTTTTGAAGTTATTGCCAAAGAATTGGAACGTGACCCTGAAGAAGTTGGAGTCTATGGAAGACAAGGTCTTGTTGGAAAAAGAACTCCTGAAGAAATAGGTATTCATGCAATTCGTGGTGGAGACATTGTTGGAGACCACACCGTAATGTTTGTGGGTGACGGTGAAAGAATAGAGCTTAAACACCAGGCTCATACTAGAGAAGTATTTATTGCAGGTGTAATTAGAGCTATCAGATACATTCCAAATGCTGAAAAAGGAATCGTCAGCAGTATGAATGATGTTTTAGGATTAGAATAGGTGTTTAATATGGTAAATGTAGGTGTATTGGGCGCAACCGGAATGGTTGGTCAGAGATTTATTCAATTGCTTGAAAATCATCCGGATTTCGAGGTTACTGCTTTAGCGGCTTCTTCAAGATCTGCAGGAAAAAGATATGAGGATGCAACAACCTGGTATATGGATACTGACATGCCTGAATCAGTTAAGGACATTGAAGTTATTGAAACCAATCCTGAAGCAATGGACAATGATGTTGATATTGTATTTTCATCTCTTCCGGCTGATTTTGCATTGACTGTTGAAAAGGAATTTGCAAAGGATTATGTTGTTGCAAGTAATGCCAGTGCACACAGGATGAAGAAAAATATTCCATTAGTCATTCCGGAAGTCAATCCAGAATGTTTAGACATGATTGATGCCCAGCAAAAGGAAAATGACTGGGACGGATTCATTGTAACCAATCCTAACTGTTCAACTATCGCATTGGCTTTAACATTAAAGCCTGTTGTTGATAACTTTGATGTAAAATCCGTTAGGGTGTCAACCATGCAGGCAGTGTCCGGTGCAGGTTATAATGGGGTTCCATCAATGGCTATTGTCGATAATCTTGTTCCTTACATTGGTGGGGAAGAGGAAAAAATGGAAAGTGAATCATTATATCTGCTGGGTAAATTCGATGGAACCGATGTGGTAAATGCAGATTTCAAATTGAGTGCATCATGTCATAGGGTAGCTGTTATTGATGGTCATACCGAAGCCGTATTTATTGAGTTGGCGGATAATTTTGACATTGCTGATGTAAGTGAAAAAATGTCAAACTTTAAGGGTTTGCCACAAAAATTAAATTTATTCTCCGCTCCTGAAAATCCGGTAATCGTCAAAGAGGAATCCGACAGGCCACAACCTAGAATGGACAGAAATGCCGGTAATGGTATGGCAGTTTCTGTTGGAAGACTTAGGAAAGATGCAGTATTTGATAATAGTTTTAAATATGTATTAGTTGGACATAACACTATTCGTGGTGCAGCTGGTGCTTCTATATTGAATGCTGAATTGATTAATGATAAAATACTCTAATTTTATCCTTTTATTTTTTCTATTTTTTTTAATTTTTTCTAATTTTTCTTATTGTTTTCTGTATGTTTTTAGTTTTATTTTTTGGTTAGTTTAAGGGTTTAATTTAAATAGTATAAAATTAATATTTTATATCAAGGAATTATATTGTACAATATATCGGAGTTTCCAAATTCATAAAAATTTAAGAATTTGAATTCGATATTGGGATAAAATGTTAACTAAGGGATAAAATGGAAATAGGAATTGATGCTGAAAAAGATACACTACAATCTTTAATTCGGTCTTGCCTATTAGAGCTCAATCAGTTAAAATTTGAACTAACTGAGCTTGAAGTTGCACGTGCTAATGATACCACTCCTCAACGGATTAAAGAGCTCGAGCAAGACATTATTGACAAGGAAAAAGAAGTTTCTGTTATTAAATTCAAAGCTGAAGACGAAATTAATCTTTTGAAAAAACAGATGGAAGAAAAGGATATTTTAATCAAGAATCAGGAAGATAGGATCTATGAACTTGATTATGTAAACAACTCTCTCGATGAAATTAAGGAATATTTCGCTGAACAATTGAGGGATTATAAGAAAAAAGAACTTTCTGAAGTTAATGAAAGATTAAACGAATCTTATAAAAGCATTGCAGAAAAAGAAGCTCAAATTAATACTCTTTCTAGAACAATCGACGATTATAAAATCAAAGTTATCAAGCTGGAGAACAATGTTGAATCTCAGGCTCAAATTTTGGAACTTGAAAAACAAATCGAGCTTAAGGACAATGAAATCCGCATTAAAGAAAGTGAAATCGAGCAGATTAAAAGTGAGTTAAACATTTTAAAACAGCAAACAATTCCTAAAGATGAATATATATCCCTTCAAACTCAATTCGAATCTGAAATTAATGCAATGAATAATGAGATTTCCACATTAAAACAAGACACTATCCCAAAACAAGATTATGATGACCTTCAATCAAGATTTGATTCTGAAATCAAGACTTTGGATGGTCAAATTGCAAATCTTCAGCAAAGTACTGTTCCTAAAGATGATTATGTTTCCCTTAAAACTCGTTTCGACACTGAACTTGATGCAAGGGACAGTGAAATTAAATATCTAAAAGAAAGGACAATTCCTAAAGAGGATTATGTAAACCTCGAAAACCAATTGCAAAATGAAATCAATGCCCGTGAAAATGAACTTCGCTATATCAAGGAGCAAACAGTTTCACGTGAGGATTATTTAAGACTTCAAAGTGAGCTTCAAAGAAAAGAGGATAAAATCAAAAGATTGGAAGAAATCAATGCATTCTTCAATGAATTGCAGGAAGAACAGGAAGCTTACGAAACTCAAGAGGTCACTCCTCCTTTCAGGCTTGAGAAAAAACAGGGTAGATAGATTCTACCTCAACTTCTTATTTTTTTTACAGCACAATCTATCTGTCAGTTTAGTTATGCTATTTTTTCAAGACACTTTTTCATTTAATTAGTTTTAGAATTAATAATATTGGTAGTTGATAGGATACTATTAAAATTATTCATCGCTCCTTCAATATTTATGCATGGAATTTTCAGGTGAATTGTTGCTTTTTTCTTTTTCTTACTTTTATTTACTTTATACCATAAAGTATTTATATAACCTTAAACTCATTAATTATGTAGAAAGGTTTTGTCAACACTATAACTTATTTTCTCATGTTGATTATTAAACTGATCTAAATTATTTAAAAATTAAAAAAAGGTGATTATTAATGGCACAAGGACAACCAATTTTTATTTTACCTGAAGGTACTAACAGGTCTGTCGGCAGAGATGCTCAAAGAAATAACATTTTAGCTGGTAAAGTATTAGCTGAAACTGTAAGAACCACATTAGGTCCAAAAGGAATGGACAAAATGTTAGTTGACGGACTTGGTGATATTGTAGTTACCAATGATGGTGTAACTATCTTAAAAGAAATGGATATTGAACATCCAGCAGCAAAAATGCTCGTAGAAGTAGCAAAAACCCAAGAAGATGAAGTTGGAGACGGAACTACTACTGCAGTTATCATTGCTGGTGAATTACTCAAAAAATCCGAAAACTTACTTGACTCTGACATTCACCCAACTATCATAGCTATGGGATACAGAAAAGCAGCTGAAAAAGCACAAGAAATCTTAGATGAAATCGCAATTGAAGATGTTGATTCTGAAACCTTAATGAAAGTAGCTATGACTGCTATGACTGGTAAAGGAACCGAAGCAGCACGTGAACCATTAGCAAAATTAATCGTAGAAGCTGTAGAAGCTGTTGCAGAAGACGGTAATGTTGACATTGACAATATTAAAATCGAGAAAAAAGATGGTGCTGTTGTCGAAGAATCCAACTTAGTTGAAGGTGTAATTGTAGACAAAGAAAGAGTACACCCAGGTATGCCATCTGAAATCAAAGATGCAAAAATCGCATTAGTAAACACTCCATTAGAAGTTAAAGAAACTGAAATGGACGCTGAAATCAAAATCACTGACCCTGCTCAAATGCAAGCTTTCATCGAACAAGAAGAAAAAATGGTTAAAGACATGGTTGATAAAGTTGTTGCAGCAGGAGCTAATGTATTATTCGCACAAAAAGGTATCGATGACTTAGCACAACACTACTTATCCAAAGCTGGTGTATTAGCTGTAAGAAGGGTTAAAAAATCCGACATCGAAAAATTATCCAGAGCAACCGGTGCAAGCGTCATCACCAACTTAGATGACTTAACCGAAGACGACTTAGGTATTGCTGGAACCGTAGAAGAAAGAAAAATCTCCGGTGACGACATGATCTTCGTAGAAGAATGCTCAGGTGCAAAATCCGTAACCTTATTCGTAAGAGGATCCACCAAACACATCGTAGATGAAATCGTAAGAGCAATCGAAGACGCAATCGGTGTAGTAGCAGCAACCGTAGAAGACGACAAAGTAGTTGCTGGTGGAGGAGCTCCAGAAATCGCAATGGCTAAAAAGCTCAAAGACTATGCTGAATCCATTTCCGGAAGAGAACAATTAGCTGTAAACGCATTTGCTGAAGCTTTAGAAATCGTACCAAAAACCTTAGCTGAAAACGCAGGTT encodes:
- a CDS encoding peptidoglycan-binding domain-containing protein, which encodes GYYLSYKGHYLKVDGKFQSCTERSVKEFQHDKGLKVTGKVDEKTAKKLGII
- a CDS encoding glycosyltransferase family 4 protein encodes the protein MKIAMVGQFPPHFGGVGVHIHTLSKKLVEEGHEVYVITYPHKELKDIDGIHVIGTRGINVPGVRGLMFKKNAKKALENLLEKEDIDIIHGHYLFPAGAAAVEVGNKHNIKTYVTAHGSDMFELYKSQPLIRSTIRDVLKNADGVFAVSNALMHEIVATGVVGIADKIKLSWNSVDIDKFSPKNDSSFKEEYGLLDKPIVMFVGNLIKRKNVDSLLEAKKATKSDYYLVVVGDGPLYKKLTKKVEEENIPDVIFTGSRTDVEKIIPSCDVLVLPSFSESFGLVLIEALACGKPVIGSDVGGITEIINDDVGLLVDPNNVTSIANAIDKMILDENFRVVLSMNARNRALDFSTVDIPYDEVKQ
- a CDS encoding shikimate kinase — translated: MKKSVRSPGSATIINAIATGFGSAFGIGLDIECDAKTISEGIECSNDVGADTGLMELCVKKVFSYYDINQDDFGVSLKTTSSLPMASGLSSSSASSNAIVKVVSEMFAEEFDLERLSDLEVVNLAIDASLEAGVTITGSFDDATASYFGGVVVTDNGNREFVIKERMDDYDLLIYMPDFHSKSGDSDVGRMKVMAPLVETAYEFACKKDYFRAINLNGLIYSSALGFNTSIAIDALSCGALASGLSGTGSAFFAVVDENSIDEVKDAWMKYEGRVIKTEVDNVGCRIL
- a CDS encoding chorismate mutase, with product MKSNDKIISFNNKEEAEILLEESRKRIDEIDNALFDLISERTSLAMGIVLSKDYLGKPVYDKSREDAIHEKIRRMAEENNLDVDIIDQIVSMLTILSKNAQKEILRRNDDGQY
- a CDS encoding aspartate kinase, encoding MDLIVAKFGGTSVGNGSRIKKAAQAVVNEYMKGNQVVVVVSAVNKTTDELIGLSDEAIGSSLTDKQKAEIMAMGELTSVRLFSATIEALGVKSEYIDPYNELWPIVTDSHSLEANIDFNTTKKKVDGIRNLVNQGIIPVVCGFLGQGPSGEVTTLGRGGSDITAFLLGHCLDANEVVIVTDVEGVMSTDPNKIEEAELLEQISVEEMRDLATHGAQVLHPHALKYKDPSISAKIINFAHGDLSVNGTRIVGPFEGDMMKCVTKYKNPISLIAIVGEAMLKKTGLIANLSGKLADSDINIFGISAGQNSITAFVEKSDSNKAYHLLHQVVIETDVLSSLSLGRDTAMITFVSPDIIDTPGIISDITEPLRKNEINIVEIISSQTAVVLFVNWEDGEKARELIKEVLE
- the dapA gene encoding 4-hydroxy-tetrahydrodipicolinate synthase, producing MNFEGTYVAMVTPFTKDLEIDEEGFRSNINYLIDKGVTGLVGAGTTGESATVSHEEHQRIIDILVDEVDGRVETVAGTGSNATSEALSLTKYADDAGADSALLITPYYNKPQQHAVIEHYRTIADETDIPLIAYNVPSRTGLNMDVDTIVELAKIDGIDAVKEASGSVDKVSDIYRALTHEGLEDDFNILSGEDSLTLPLMAVGATGVISASANVDAKRMVLMVDSILNDDYTRAMELHYEMVELIRALFIETNPVPVKTAMRLMGLPSGPFRQPLADMKEENLEVLKKALKDSGLI
- the dapB gene encoding 4-hydroxy-tetrahydrodipicolinate reductase translates to MIRVAVTGAAGRMGSGIIRKVTEQEDMEVVAAIEMPNTPLAGKDAGLQAGIDELGVEITGSEKLEETLKASKPDVLVDFTIAHAAVETIKTATSCGVGVVVGTTGFSEEQMESNIQNVKENNVPAVISSNMAIGVNVFFNTLKKLAPLLYDFDIEIIEAHHNQKKDAPSGTAMTAFEVIAKELERDPEEVGVYGRQGLVGKRTPEEIGIHAIRGGDIVGDHTVMFVGDGERIELKHQAHTREVFIAGVIRAIRYIPNAEKGIVSSMNDVLGLE
- the asd gene encoding aspartate-semialdehyde dehydrogenase, which encodes MVNVGVLGATGMVGQRFIQLLENHPDFEVTALAASSRSAGKRYEDATTWYMDTDMPESVKDIEVIETNPEAMDNDVDIVFSSLPADFALTVEKEFAKDYVVASNASAHRMKKNIPLVIPEVNPECLDMIDAQQKENDWDGFIVTNPNCSTIALALTLKPVVDNFDVKSVRVSTMQAVSGAGYNGVPSMAIVDNLVPYIGGEEEKMESESLYLLGKFDGTDVVNADFKLSASCHRVAVIDGHTEAVFIELADNFDIADVSEKMSNFKGLPQKLNLFSAPENPVIVKEESDRPQPRMDRNAGNGMAVSVGRLRKDAVFDNSFKYVLVGHNTIRGAAGASILNAELINDKIL
- a CDS encoding glycosyl transferase, giving the protein MEIGIDAEKDTLQSLIRSCLLELNQLKFELTELEVARANDTTPQRIKELEQDIIDKEKEVSVIKFKAEDEINLLKKQMEEKDILIKNQEDRIYELDYVNNSLDEIKEYFAEQLRDYKKKELSEVNERLNESYKSIAEKEAQINTLSRTIDDYKIKVIKLENNVESQAQILELEKQIELKDNEIRIKESEIEQIKSELNILKQQTIPKDEYISLQTQFESEINAMNNEISTLKQDTIPKQDYDDLQSRFDSEIKTLDGQIANLQQSTVPKDDYVSLKTRFDTELDARDSEIKYLKERTIPKEDYVNLENQLQNEINARENELRYIKEQTVSREDYLRLQSELQRKEDKIKRLEEINAFFNELQEEQEAYETQEVTPPFRLEKKQGR
- the thsA gene encoding thermosome subunit alpha, with translation MAQGQPIFILPEGTNRSVGRDAQRNNILAGKVLAETVRTTLGPKGMDKMLVDGLGDIVVTNDGVTILKEMDIEHPAAKMLVEVAKTQEDEVGDGTTTAVIIAGELLKKSENLLDSDIHPTIIAMGYRKAAEKAQEILDEIAIEDVDSETLMKVAMTAMTGKGTEAAREPLAKLIVEAVEAVAEDGNVDIDNIKIEKKDGAVVEESNLVEGVIVDKERVHPGMPSEIKDAKIALVNTPLEVKETEMDAEIKITDPAQMQAFIEQEEKMVKDMVDKVVAAGANVLFAQKGIDDLAQHYLSKAGVLAVRRVKKSDIEKLSRATGASVITNLDDLTEDDLGIAGTVEERKISGDDMIFVEECSGAKSVTLFVRGSTKHIVDEIVRAIEDAIGVVAATVEDDKVVAGGGAPEIAMAKKLKDYAESISGREQLAVNAFAEALEIVPKTLAENAGLDSIDSLVDLRAAQEDSYYMGLDVFTGEVADMKEAGVIEPKRVKKQAIQSASEAAEMILRIDDVIASTKGPEDMGMDPSAMGGMPPMM